CCAAAGTGGAGAAACGCAGCTTGTAATCAATACGCTCACGAAAGGGAAACAGCCGGAAAGGGATGGATTCAGGATCCGGAGGGAATCGGTGGAAAATGGAATCCCATGCCTCACATCACTCGATACAGCGGAAGCCATCCTGCGGGTGATTGAATCGATGACATTCTCGGCTGAAGCGCTTCAGTCACAACAGAAGACAAGAGAGGCGGTCTATCAATGATCATGAATGAAAAGATGAAAGTGCTTGATCATCGAAGGATCGCCAGGAATATCTTCAAACTCGTATTACACGGAGAGTTAGCCGGTGAAATCAAGGCACCTGGTCAATTTGTCCATGTGAAGACAGGGAGCGGAATCGATCCGTTATTAAGAAGACCGATTTCCATTGCAACCTATGATCAAGAAGAGCTGACGCTGATCTACCGGGCAGAGGGAAAGGGGACGGTGCTTCTTTCCCAGGCGGAAAAGGGAGATACCGTCGATATATTGGGACCGCTCGGCAATGGGTTCCATCTGGAAGAGGGGAAAAAGACAGCGCTTCTCGTTGGCGGAGGGATTGGCGTCCCTCCCCTTTATGGGCTGTCAAAATCTCTTGTCGCTAAAGGATGGGATGTGCAGCACATTCTGGGTTTTCAAAGTGAAGATGTAAGTTTTTATGTGGAACAATTCAAGGAGCTCGGCAGAACATCCGTAGCAACGGTTGACGGAACGCTCGGAACGCGAGGCTTCGTTACCGATATCATACAGGAGGAACAGCCTATATTCGATGTCTTTTATTCATGCGGTCCGACACCGATGCTCAAAGCCCTTCAATCGCAACTGGAAAATAAAAGGGGATACATTTCACTGGAAGAACGGATGGGCTGTGGAATCGGCGCGTGCTTTGCCTGTGTCTGTCATAAGCAGGATGATCCCCACGGTTCAAGCTATGTGAAGATTTGCAGCGATGGGCCGGTATTTCAAGCAGGGGTGGTGCAGTTATGAATTCATTGAAAATCGAATTGCCGGGATTATCATTGAAGAATCCGGTCATGCCGGCTTCAGGCTGTTTCGGATTCGGCAGGGAGTACAGCCAGTTCTATGATCTGAGTGCGCTTGGGGCGATCATGATCAAAGCGACGACGGAAGAATCAAGATTCGGAAGTCCGACCCCGAGAGTCGCCGAAACAAATGCCGGTATGCTCAATGCAATCGGGTTACAAAACCCGGGCCTTTCAAGCGTGATGGAACATGAACTTCCATGGCTGTCCCGATACGATGTCCCGATCATTGCCAATGTTGCTGGTTCACAGATGGACGACTATGTTCAGGTGGCGAAGGTCATTTCCAGTGCTGAAAACGTAAAGGCTCTCGAGTTGAATATTTCCTGTCCAAATGTCAAAACAGGGGGGATCGCCTTCGGTACCATCCCTGAAGTGGCACAGGAATTGACAGAAAGAGTAAAGGAAGTTTCCCAGGTACCTTTGTATGTAAAGCTGTCGCCGAACGTCTCGGATATTGTGGCGATGGCCAAAGCGGTTGAAAAAGGAGGGGCGGACGGACTGACGATGATCAACACGCTTCTCGGAATGAGGCTTGATATCAAAACAGGTAAGCCGGTCCTCGCCAATAAAACAGGTGGACTATCCGGTCCTGCCATCAAGCCTGTCGGCATCCGGATGATATATGAGGTGAGTCAGCATGTGGACCTCCCGATCATCGGGATGGGCGGAATACAGTCAGCTGAAGACGTGATTGAATATTTCTATGCAGGGGCAAGTGCCGTCGCTGTCGGAACAGCGAATTTCATCGATCCATTCATCTGTAAGAGAATCATTGATGATCTGCCGCCTTTACTTGATGAACTCGGCGTGGCGTCCATTTCAGAACTGACGGGAAGGAGTTGGGGCAAGCATGAACCAAAAGCCGTTTATCGCGCTTGATTTCCCGACGTGGGAAAGAACAGAATCGTTTTTGGCTCTTTTCCGAGAACCATTGAATGTGAAAGTCGGCATGGAGCTCTATTTTCAACATGGTCCATGGATAATTGAGGAAATACTCAAAAAACAACATCGCATTTTCCTGGATTTAAAACTGCACGATATTCCCAATACGGTTTATCGGGCCATGAAAGGACTAGCCGGGTACGATCTGGAGATGGTCAATGTTCATGCCGCAGGCGGCAGCGCTATGATGGAAAGGGCGCTCGAGGGCCTTTATGCCGGTGTGAAAGCCAACCAAAAGCGTCCGAAACTGATCGCTGTCACCCAATTAACTTCAACATCTGAAGAGCAAATGCAGAAAGAGCAGCTAATACGGGGTTCCATCAATGAATCGGTCCTTCATTATTCGAAGCTTGCGAAAAATGCGGGGCTTGACGGGGTGGTATGTTCCCCTCATGAAGCCAATATGATAAGGGAGCATTGCGGGGAAAAATTCATCAGGGTGACCCCGGGGATCAGGCAGCCCGATGACCGTTTGGATGACCAAACAAGGGTGACGACACCACGGATGGCAAGAGAATCAGGTTCGTCCTATATCGTCGTAGGCAGGAGCATCACGGGTGCCGCTGATCCGGTCCTTACTTATGAAAGGGTTATGCATGAATGGGAGGGAAAAGAATGAAGCATGAAATCGCGAAACAACTATTGGATATCAAAGCAGTGTATTTAAATCCGTCTGATCCGTTTACGTGGTCTTCAGGGATCAAGTCCCCGATTTATTGTGATAACCGTCTGACGCTTTCTTATCCTGGTGTAAGAAATGATATTGCGACAGGCCTTGCAGAGATGATCAAGGAGCGTTTCCCGGAAACAACATTGATTGCCGGAACAGCAACGGCAGGCATTCCCCATGCTGCCTGGGTAAGTGAGAAACTGAACCTTCCGATGTGTTACGTAAGGTCAAAACCGAAGGCACACGGAAAAGGGAAGCAGATCGAAGGACTGACCGCACCGGGACAAAAAGTGGTCGTGGTGGAAGATTTGATTTCCACCGGAGGTAGCTGCATCACAGCCGTGAACGCATTAAGGGAAGCAGGCTGCGAGGTGCTGGGGGTCGTCGCGATCTTTACATATGAATTGGAAAAAGGGGTAAACATGCTTGAAGAGAATGGGATCACCGCTTATTCTCTTTCGGATTATTCAAGCCTGTTGGAAGTAGCTTTAGAAAAAGGCGTCATCGGAGAAGAGGAATTGTCCGAGTTGCACAGGTGGAGAAAAGATCCTGAGTTGTGGGGGAACTAGCTATTCTTAAAAGAAAATCCGGACCCAGTCCATGCTAATGGAATGGGTCCGGATTATTTATTAATAGTGAGATGTAATAGGCGTTTCCTCAATCCCTCAAAGATCTGACCAAATCCAAATCAGGGGTAACATACATGGTTTGCTGCCCTTCGTAAATGACAAAACCGGGCTTGGCGCCTTTTGGTTTCTTTACCTGTTTCACTTCGGTGTAATCAACCGGCACCGAGCTTGATTCCCGGGCTTTACTGAAGTAAGCTGCAATGTTGGCCGCCTCCTTGATCGTCTGCCCGGAAGGATTTTTACTCCTGATTACAACGTGGGAACCTGGTATATCCTTCGTATGAAGCCAGATTTCTTCCCGGCCCGCGACCTTATTTGTCAGATAGTCGTTTTGTTTATTATTTTTCCCAACCAGGATGGGTGTCCCGTCAGAGGAGGTGTATGCTTCAAGGACAGGCTTCAGGTTGGCTTTCTTCTTTTTCGTTTGCTTTCTCGCTCTCAGGTAGCCTTCTTCTTCAAGCTCTTCCCTGATTTCCTCGACGTCCTTCGTCCCTGCTGATTCCAGCTGCTGCATCAACTGCTCGAGGTATGCAATTTCTTCCTCGGCTTTTTCTATTTGTTCATGAACGATTTTCACTGCGTTCTTCGCTTTTTGATAGCGTGAGAAATAGAGCTGTGCATTGTCTGATGGGGATTTTTGCGGGTTGAGTGGAATCGTGATGCTCTCCCCGTTCTCATCATAGTAATTGACGACACTGACCTCGGTCATGCCCCGTTCGACGGCGTAAAGGTTCGATGTTAGAAGTTCACCGAGCAGTTGATAGCGGTCGGCGAGTTTTGCATCTTCCAACGTTTGTTTTAACTTCTCGATTTTATTGACATTCTTATCCCGTTCATTCCGGATGAATTTTTCCAGGTCATTTCCTTGCTGCTTTACACGGTCCCGTGCCGCTTTTTGGTAAAAGAACCGGTCCAATAATTCGCTTAAAGAAGAGAATGCCTGCTTTTCCCCCTGAAGGTGCTGCAGGTCGAGCCAGTAAAAGCTTTCTTTGTCCCCTGCCGTCAGCGTCGGTGTGACCTTGTCCGACTTTGCCAAATCCATCATGTGAAGAAAAGCATCCGCGATCCCGGACTGATGGCCGATGCCTGCCCGGTGAACCACTTCTTTTGCAAGAAGGGGAGAGACCCCGGCGAACGACTGGACAATCTGCTTATCGAGCTTGCCTGAGTTAAAGTCCAGTGCCCGTAAGACGTCTTCGCCTGTCACTTCAAGAGGATTCTTCTTATCCTGCTGAGGCGGAAGTACGTACGTATGGCCGGGAAGGACCGTCCGGTGGGAATTCATGCTCGGTGGAAGATGCTTGATGCTGTCAAGGATCATGTTCCGTTCTTTGTCGACCAGGATGATATTGCTGTGCCGGCCCATGATTTCAACGATCACCTGCTTATAAGAAATATCACCGATTTCATTCCGGCCTTTCACCTCGAAGATGATCATGCGGTCGAGGGCGACTTGATTGATGCCCTCGATGATATACCCTTCAAGATGCTTGCGAAGGAGCATGCAGAACATCGGGGGAACAGACGGGTTTTCATAATTTTCATTTGTGATCTGTACCCGTGAATAGCTCGGATGTGCGGATAACAGCACTTTATGATTCTTTCCGTTGGCACGGATGATCATGATGATTTCATTTTTATATGGTTGATGTATTTTGTTGATTCGTCCATGTAATAAGTTCTCATTTAATTCTTGCGTCATGCTTTTTGTGAATAATCCATCAAATGACATAAACAACATCCTTTGCTCTAAACGATTTCAATTCGTTCTCCTTAATCACCCTGACAGTTCATTCTGCCAAATGTAATCGATTTTACCCTCCGGGGGGATAAAATGCAAAACGTAATTAAATCATATCATTTTTTAGGACGAGTCTGAATAAGAATGCTATGAGAAGGACAACTTTTCGTATCGTAGGAGGAGAGTGAAATGGTTGCATGAAATTTCATGAGATGAGACAAGAGGACATAGAACAGTCATTGAATACGGACTATAAAGAAGGGCTTTCCACAAAAGATGTAGCCGAGAGAAGGAAACAATATGGCTATAACCAATTAGAAGAAGCTGAGCAGCAATCAGCTTTATTATTGTTTTTCAGCCAATTCAAGGACTTCATGGTTCTCGTGTTGCTGGCAGCCACTCTCATTTCCGGATTGCTCGGTGAGTATATCGATGCGATTGCCATCATTGCCATTGTTTTAATCAACGGGTTCCTCGGCTTTTTCCAGGAGAGAAAAGCAGAAAGGTCCCTACAAGCATTAAAGGAGCTTTCAGCCCCGCAGGTGACGGTGTTGAGGGATGGGAAATGGATGAAATTGGCTTCAAAGGAAGTGATGATCGGGGATGTGATCCGTTTTGCAAGCGGAGACCGGATCGGTGCTGACGTCAGGCTGATTGAAGCGAATAACCTGGAGATAGAAGAGTCTGCATTAACCGGGGAGTCTTTACCTGTTACCAAAACAACCGCTCCTGTCTCCGGTGAAAATATAAGTCTCGGTGATTTGGAAAATATGGCGTTCATGGGCACGATGGTCACAAGGGGCAACGGGATTGGCGTGGTGACCGCGATCGGGATGAAAACGGCAATGGGTCAAATTGCTGATATGATCCAAAAGGCGGAAACGATGATCACCCCTCTTCAAAGAAGACTTGAGGAGTTGGGGAAAATCCTCATTACGGTTGCCCTGATTTTGACGGCTCTCGTTGTCGGCATCGGGGTCATTCAGGGCCATGACATGTATACGATGTTCCTTGCTGGCGTTTCACTTGCGGTGGCAGCCATTCCGGAAGGCCTGCCGGCGATCGTGACCGTGGCTCTATCCCTCGGTGTGCAGAGGATGATCAAGAAAAAAGCGATTGTCAGGAAGCTGCCGGCAGTCGAAACACTCGGGTGTGCATCGGTCATTTGCTCGGACAAAACAGGTACGCTCACGCAAAATAAAATGACCGTCACCCATCTGTGGAGCGGCGGCCGGATGTGGACTGTCAGTGGATCAGGATATGAGCCGAACGGGCAATTTTATGACGGGGAACAAAGGGTGGCACCTCACAGTGAGCAGCCCCTTCACCAATTATTGACCTTCGGGATGCTGTGTAACCATGCAGAACTCATCACCCGTGAAGAACGTTTCGTCGTCGATGGAGATCCTACAGAAGGCGCGCTTCTGGTCGCAGGATTAAAAGCAGGCCTCACGAGGGAAGCATTACAGAAAAAATTTACCGTTGTGAAGGAATTTCCCTTTGATTCAACGAGAAAGTTGATGACCATCATCGTGACGGATCACAACGGGAAGTATTTCTCAGTCACAAAAGGGGCTCCTGACGTGCTGGTGGGGAAAAGTTCCACAATTTTGTGGGAAGGAAGGATTGTACCTATATCCTCAGAGTTTTCCAAAAAGGTCGAGGAAACGATTAGTGACATGTCATCACATGCACTCCGGAATATTGCCATCGCATATAAAACAATCGATGGAAGGTCGATAGAAACGCTGACAGAAGGCGATGTGGAACAGGGAGTGACATTCATCGGGCTGCAGGGAATGATCGATCCTCCCCGTCCTGAAGTGAAGCAAGCGGTCAGAGAATGCCGTGCAGCAGGCATCAAGACCGTGATGATCACAGGCGATCATGTCTTGACCGCAAAGGCGATAGCGAGACAGCTTGGGATCTTAAAGAATAAAGACCGGGTATTGGACGGCAAGGCATTGAATGAAATGGAAGTGTCTGAACTTGAAGAAGTCGTCGATCAAGTCTCAGTGTTTGCCAGGGTGTCCCCTGAACATAAGCTGAAGATTGTGAAGGCCCTCCAAAACAGGGGCCATATTGTAGCGATGACCGGCGATGGGGTGAATGACGCCCCGGCAATCAAATCGTCCGACATCGGTGTTGCCATGGGGA
The nucleotide sequence above comes from Bacillus sp. KH172YL63. Encoded proteins:
- a CDS encoding dihydroorotate dehydrogenase codes for the protein MNSLKIELPGLSLKNPVMPASGCFGFGREYSQFYDLSALGAIMIKATTEESRFGSPTPRVAETNAGMLNAIGLQNPGLSSVMEHELPWLSRYDVPIIANVAGSQMDDYVQVAKVISSAENVKALELNISCPNVKTGGIAFGTIPEVAQELTERVKEVSQVPLYVKLSPNVSDIVAMAKAVEKGGADGLTMINTLLGMRLDIKTGKPVLANKTGGLSGPAIKPVGIRMIYEVSQHVDLPIIGMGGIQSAEDVIEYFYAGASAVAVGTANFIDPFICKRIIDDLPPLLDELGVASISELTGRSWGKHEPKAVYRA
- a CDS encoding Rqc2 family fibronectin-binding protein — its product is MSFDGLFTKSMTQELNENLLHGRINKIHQPYKNEIIMIIRANGKNHKVLLSAHPSYSRVQITNENYENPSVPPMFCMLLRKHLEGYIIEGINQVALDRMIIFEVKGRNEIGDISYKQVIVEIMGRHSNIILVDKERNMILDSIKHLPPSMNSHRTVLPGHTYVLPPQQDKKNPLEVTGEDVLRALDFNSGKLDKQIVQSFAGVSPLLAKEVVHRAGIGHQSGIADAFLHMMDLAKSDKVTPTLTAGDKESFYWLDLQHLQGEKQAFSSLSELLDRFFYQKAARDRVKQQGNDLEKFIRNERDKNVNKIEKLKQTLEDAKLADRYQLLGELLTSNLYAVERGMTEVSVVNYYDENGESITIPLNPQKSPSDNAQLYFSRYQKAKNAVKIVHEQIEKAEEEIAYLEQLMQQLESAGTKDVEEIREELEEEGYLRARKQTKKKKANLKPVLEAYTSSDGTPILVGKNNKQNDYLTNKVAGREEIWLHTKDIPGSHVVIRSKNPSGQTIKEAANIAAYFSKARESSSVPVDYTEVKQVKKPKGAKPGFVIYEGQQTMYVTPDLDLVRSLRD
- a CDS encoding calcium-translocating P-type ATPase, SERCA-type, giving the protein MKFHEMRQEDIEQSLNTDYKEGLSTKDVAERRKQYGYNQLEEAEQQSALLLFFSQFKDFMVLVLLAATLISGLLGEYIDAIAIIAIVLINGFLGFFQERKAERSLQALKELSAPQVTVLRDGKWMKLASKEVMIGDVIRFASGDRIGADVRLIEANNLEIEESALTGESLPVTKTTAPVSGENISLGDLENMAFMGTMVTRGNGIGVVTAIGMKTAMGQIADMIQKAETMITPLQRRLEELGKILITVALILTALVVGIGVIQGHDMYTMFLAGVSLAVAAIPEGLPAIVTVALSLGVQRMIKKKAIVRKLPAVETLGCASVICSDKTGTLTQNKMTVTHLWSGGRMWTVSGSGYEPNGQFYDGEQRVAPHSEQPLHQLLTFGMLCNHAELITREERFVVDGDPTEGALLVAGLKAGLTREALQKKFTVVKEFPFDSTRKLMTIIVTDHNGKYFSVTKGAPDVLVGKSSTILWEGRIVPISSEFSKKVEETISDMSSHALRNIAIAYKTIDGRSIETLTEGDVEQGVTFIGLQGMIDPPRPEVKQAVRECRAAGIKTVMITGDHVLTAKAIARQLGILKNKDRVLDGKALNEMEVSELEEVVDQVSVFARVSPEHKLKIVKALQNRGHIVAMTGDGVNDAPAIKSSDIGVAMGITGTDVAKESSSLVLLDDNFATIKSAIGEGRNIYENIRKFVRYLLASNVGEILVMLFAMILALPLPLVPIQILWVNLVTDGLPAMALGLDKPEDDVMKRKPRHPKEGVFARGLGWKVVSRGFLIGGVTLLAFMLSYKTHPDHLAYAQTVAFATLVMAQLIHVFDCRSEVSVFSRNPFGNMYLVFAVLSSLVLMLLVIYIPSLQPIFHTVPIVLKDWLLIIGLSSVPTFLLAGSFFARKKQ
- a CDS encoding dihydroorotate dehydrogenase electron transfer subunit → MIMNEKMKVLDHRRIARNIFKLVLHGELAGEIKAPGQFVHVKTGSGIDPLLRRPISIATYDQEELTLIYRAEGKGTVLLSQAEKGDTVDILGPLGNGFHLEEGKKTALLVGGGIGVPPLYGLSKSLVAKGWDVQHILGFQSEDVSFYVEQFKELGRTSVATVDGTLGTRGFVTDIIQEEQPIFDVFYSCGPTPMLKALQSQLENKRGYISLEERMGCGIGACFACVCHKQDDPHGSSYVKICSDGPVFQAGVVQL
- the pyrE gene encoding orotate phosphoribosyltransferase; this translates as MKHEIAKQLLDIKAVYLNPSDPFTWSSGIKSPIYCDNRLTLSYPGVRNDIATGLAEMIKERFPETTLIAGTATAGIPHAAWVSEKLNLPMCYVRSKPKAHGKGKQIEGLTAPGQKVVVVEDLISTGGSCITAVNALREAGCEVLGVVAIFTYELEKGVNMLEENGITAYSLSDYSSLLEVALEKGVIGEEELSELHRWRKDPELWGN
- the pyrF gene encoding orotidine-5'-phosphate decarboxylase encodes the protein MNQKPFIALDFPTWERTESFLALFREPLNVKVGMELYFQHGPWIIEEILKKQHRIFLDLKLHDIPNTVYRAMKGLAGYDLEMVNVHAAGGSAMMERALEGLYAGVKANQKRPKLIAVTQLTSTSEEQMQKEQLIRGSINESVLHYSKLAKNAGLDGVVCSPHEANMIREHCGEKFIRVTPGIRQPDDRLDDQTRVTTPRMARESGSSYIVVGRSITGAADPVLTYERVMHEWEGKE